One region of Oryza glaberrima chromosome 7, OglaRS2, whole genome shotgun sequence genomic DNA includes:
- the LOC127778830 gene encoding insulin-degrading enzyme-like 1, peroxisomal yields MDSTSRPPETDAPAEAVPPAAAAKGDVEITRPRNDKRGYRRVVLPNDLECLLVSDPDTDKAAASMNVSVGYFCDPEGLEGLAHFLEHMLFYASEKYPIEDSYSKYITEHGGSTNAFTTCEHTNFFFDVNHDCLDDALDRFAQFFIKPLLSADATLREIKAVDSENQKNLLSDPWRMTQLQNHISLESHPYHKFGTGNWDTLEVKPKEKGLDTRLELIKFYDSHYSANLMQLVVYGKESLDNLQTLVENKFCGVKNTGRERFSFPGHPCSSEHLQVLVKAVPIKQGHTLRILWPITPNIQHYKEGPCKYVSHLIGHEGEGSLFYVLKKLGWAMSLEAGEGDWSYEFSFFSVVIKLTDVGHEHMEDIVGLLFRYITLLQTSGTPKWIFDELQTICETGFHYRDKSPPIHYVANISSNMQIYPPEDWLIASSVPSKFSPDAIQGILNELTPDNVRIFWESKKFEGQTNLTEPWYGTSYSVEAVPPSIIQKWVEKAPVEDLHMPKPNIFLPSDLSLKNAEKASFPCMLRKTLFSRVWYKPDTMFFTPKAYIKMDFHCPLSRSSPESSVLTDVFTRLLMDYLNDYAYDAQVAGLYYGVRPNDTGFQITMVGYNDKMRTLLETVIGKIAEFEVKADRFSVIKETITKEYENFKFRQPYQQAFYYCSLILEEQTWAWDEELAAVSQIEASDLEKFLPHLLGKTFIESYFAGNMEPGAVKGVMQHVEDILFNAPVSLCKALPSSQHLTKRIVKLERGLRYYYPALCLNHQDENSCLLHYIQIHQDDLKKNVLLQLLALVAKQPAFHQLRSVEQLGYITMLRQKNDSGVRGLQFIIQSTVKDPANLDARVEAFLTMFEGTLYQMPVTEFKSNVNALIDMKLEKYKNIREESAFFWGEISEGTLKFDRKEVEVAALRDLKKEELIEFFNNHVKVNAPQKKILSIQVYGGLHSSEYEKIVHDEPQPNSYQITDIFSFRRSRPLYGSYKGGVGQMKL; encoded by the exons atGGATTCGACTTCGAGGCCCCCGGAGACCGACGCCCCCGCCGAGGCGgtcccaccggcggcggcggcgaagggcgaTGTGGAGATCACCAGGCCACGCAACGACAAGCGCGGGTACCGCCGCGTCGTGCTCCCCAACGACCTCGAGTGCCTCCTCGTCAGCGACCCCGACACCGACAAG GCGGCTGCGTCGATGAACGTGTCGGTGGGCTACTTCTGCGATCCCGAGGGGCTCGAGGGGCTAGCGCACTTCCTTG AGCATATGCTATTCTATGCTAGTGAGAAATATCCTATAGAAGACAGTTACTCAAAGTATATTACAGAG CATGGTGGTTCAACCAATGCCTTCACAACTTGTGAACATACAAACTTCTTTTTTGATGTGAACCATGATTGCCTCGATGATGCTTTGGACAG GTTTGCACAATTCTTCATAAAGCCATTACTGTCAGCCGATGCAACTCTTAGGGAGATAAAAGCTGTTGACTCTG AAAATCAGAAAAACTTATTATCAGATCCTTGGCGAATGACCCAG CTTCAGAACCATATTTCCTTGGAGAGCCATCCATATCACAAGTTTGGCACTG GAAATTGGGACACTTTGGAGGTTAAACCAAAGGAGAAGGGATTGGACACAAGGCTTGAGcttattaaattttatgattCACACTACTCAGCCAACTTGATGCAGCTTGTTGTGTATGGGAAAG AGAGTCTTGACAATCTACAAACTCTtgttgaaaataagttttgtgGTGTCAAGAATACTGGAAGGGAACGATTTTCCTTTCCTGGTCATCCGTGTTCAAGTGAACACCTACAG GTCCTTGTTAAAGCAGTTCCCATTAAACAAGGCCATACTTTGAGAATACTATGGCCAATCACCCCAAATATTCAACATTACAAGGAAGGTCCTTGCAAGTATGTGAGTCATCTAATTGGCCATGAAGGAGAGGGGTCTCTGTTTTATGTCCTAAAAAAGTTAG GTTGGGCTATGAGTTTGGAAGCAGGGGAAGGTGATTGGAGTTATGAGTTTTCTTTCTTCAGTGTTGTCATAAAGCTCACTGATGTAGGCCATG AGCACATGGAGGATATTGTTGGACTGTTGTTCAGATACATAACATTACTTCAGACCTCTGGCACTCCGAAGTGGATTTTTGATGAG cTTCAAACTATTTGTGAGACAGGATTCCACTATCGAGACAAGAGTCCTCCTATCCATTATGTTGCCAATATTTCCTCAAACATGCAG ATCTATCCGCCGGAAGATTGGCTGATTGCATCGTCTGTGCCATCAAAATTTTCCCCAGATGCTATTCAGGGTATATTAAATGAGTTGACTCCTGATAATGTTAG GATATTCTGGGAGTCCAAAAAATTTGAAGGGCAAACAAACTTAACAGAGCCGTGGTATGGTACATCATATTCTGTGGAAGCAGTTCCTCCATCCATTATACAG AAATGGGTAGAGAAAGCTCCCGTGGAAGATTTGCACATGCCAAAACCTAATATCTTCCTTCCAAGTGATCTTTCATTGAAAAATGCCGAGAAG GCAAGTTTTCCTTGTATGTTGAGGAAAACACTGTTTTCCAGAGTGTGGTATAAACCTGATACAATGTTCTTCACACCCAAGGCTTATATCAAGATGGATTTCCACTGTCCACTGTCCCGTAGCTCTCCTGAATCATCAGTTCTTACTGATGTATTCACAAGGTTGCTCATGGATTATTTAAATGATTATG CTTATGATGCTCAAGTTGCTGGTCTTTATTACGGTGTTAGGCCAAATGACACTGGTTTTCAG ATAACCATGGTTGGCTACAATGACAAAATGAGAACTCTTTTGGAGACTGTTATTGGGAAAATTGCTGAGTTTGAAGTTAAGGCTGACCGTTTTTCTGTGATAAAG GAAACTATAACAAAGGAGTATGAGAATTTCAAATTTCGGCAACCATATCAGCAAGCTTTCTACTATTGTTCATTGATATTAGAGGAGCAAACGTGGGCATGGGATGAAGAACTTGCTGCAGTATCTCAAATTGAAGCTAGCGATCTAGAGAAGTTTTTGCCTCATCTGCTGGGGAAAACATTTATTGAGAGCTACTTTGCTG GGAACATGGAACCGGGTGCGGTAAAAGGTGTTATGCAGCATGTTGAAGACATCTTATTCAATGCACCTGTCAGTCTGTGCAAAGCATTACCCTCATCACAGCATCTTACAAAGCGAATTGTAAAGCTTGAAAGGGGTTTGAGGTATTATTATCCAGCATTATGCCTAAATCACCAGGATGAAAATTCTTGCCTTCTGCATTATATTCAG ATTCATCAGGATGatctcaaaaaaaatgttttacttCAGTTGCTTGCTCTTGTTGCTAAGCAACCAGCTTTTCACCAATTACGTTCAGTTGAGCAACTTGGCTACATAACAATGCTTAGACAAAA AAATGATTCAGGTGTCCGTGGTTTGCAATTTATAATCCAGTCAACCGTGAAG GATCCAGCCAACTTGGATGCTAGAGTTGAAGCTTTCCTTACGATGTTTGAAGGAACTCTATACCAAATGCCTGTTACAGAATTCAAG AGTAACGTGAACGCTCTCATTGACATGAAGTTGGAGAAATACAAGAATATAAGAGAGGAATCAGCTTTCTTCTGGGGAGAGATTTCTGAAGGAACTCTGAAATTTGATCGAAAAGAAGTGGAG GTTGCTGCACTGAGGGATCTTAAGAAAGAGGAGTTGATAGAGTTCTTCAACAATCATGTCAAAGTTAATGCACCACAAAAGAAGATACTCAGTATTCAAGTTTACGGCGGTCTCCATTCCTCGGAGTACGAAAAGATAGTCCACGACGAGCCACAACCAAATTCCTATCAAATAACAGATATATTCAGCTTCAGGAGGTCGAGACCTTTATATGGTTCATACAAGGGAGGTGTTGGTCAGATGAAGCTATAA